The DNA sequence CCGAACCTGAACCTGCTCGGATGCCGCGAACCGGCCATTTATGGCCACGACACACTGTCCGACATCGACGCCCGGGCGACGGCGCAGGTCACCGCAGCCGGCCACGAGCTGCTTTGCCGGCAGAGCAACGCCGAACACCAGCTGATCGACTGGGTGCAGGCGGCGCCCGGCGAGGGTGTGGCGATCATCGTCATCAACCCCGGCGGCTACACGCACACCAGCGTCGCCCTGCGCGACGCGCTGGCGGCGGTGGCGCTGCCGTTCATCGAAGTTCACCTGTCGAACGTGGCGGCGCGCGAGCCGTTTCGCCGGCACTCGTATTTTTCCGACCTGGCGCTGGGCACCATCAGCGGTCTTGGCGCGCTCGGCTACGAGCTGGCGCTGACCGCAGCGCTGCGCCGGCTTGGCAACCCAAACTGACAACCCAAGGATCCCGATGGACATCCGCAAGATCAAGAAGCTCATGGAGCTGGTGGAACAATCCGGCATCAACGAGCTCGAGGTGCGCGAGGGCGAGGAGTCGATCCGCCTGAGCAAGGCGCCCGCCGGCGTGATGATGACGCCCGTGGCCGCGCCAGCGGCCGCGCCCGCCGTGGTGCCAGCAGCTGTTGCCGCGGCGCCGGCCCAGCCGGCCGGGTACACACAGACCGCCCCGATGGTCGGCACCTTCTACCGGGCACCGTCCCCGGACAGTCCGCCGTTCGTCGAGGTCGGCAAGCAGGTGGCGGCCGGGGACGTGATCTGCATCATCGAGGCCATGAAACTGATGAACCAGATCGAGGCCGACAAGGCCGGCGTGGTGGCCGCCATCCTGGTCGAGGACGGCCAGCCGGTGGAATTCGGCCAGCCGCTCGTCGTCATCGCCTGACGGGCGCGCGCCATGTTCTCCAAAGTGGTGATCGCCAACCGCGGCGAGATTGCGCTGCGCGTGCTGCGCGCCTGCCGGGAGCTGGGCATCGGCACGGTGGCGGTGCACTCCACCGCCGACCGCGAACTGATCCACGTGCGCCTGGCGGACGAATCCGTGTGCATCGGACCGCCGGAGCCGAGCAAGAGCTACCTGAACATCCCGGCCATCATCGCCGCCGCCGAAGTCACGGACGCCGAGGCCATCCACCCCGGCTACGGGTTCCTGTCCGAGAACGCGCAGTTCGCCGAAAGCGTCGAGCAGAGCGGTTTCGTGTTCATCGGCCCGCGGCCGGACACCATCCGCCAGATGGGCGACAAGCTCGCCGCCATTGCCCTGATGAAGGAACTGGGCGTGCCGACGGTGCCCGGCTCGGGCGGGCCGCTGGGCGATGACGAGGCCGAAAACCTGCGCATCGCCGCCGACATCGGCTACCCGGTGCTGATCAAGGCG is a window from the Immundisolibacter sp. genome containing:
- the accB gene encoding acetyl-CoA carboxylase biotin carboxyl carrier protein — encoded protein: MDIRKIKKLMELVEQSGINELEVREGEESIRLSKAPAGVMMTPVAAPAAAPAVVPAAVAAAPAQPAGYTQTAPMVGTFYRAPSPDSPPFVEVGKQVAAGDVICIIEAMKLMNQIEADKAGVVAAILVEDGQPVEFGQPLVVIA
- the aroQ gene encoding type II 3-dehydroquinate dehydratase produces the protein MAKILLLHGPNLNLLGCREPAIYGHDTLSDIDARATAQVTAAGHELLCRQSNAEHQLIDWVQAAPGEGVAIIVINPGGYTHTSVALRDALAAVALPFIEVHLSNVAAREPFRRHSYFSDLALGTISGLGALGYELALTAALRRLGNPN